One genomic segment of Penaeus chinensis breed Huanghai No. 1 chromosome 13, ASM1920278v2, whole genome shotgun sequence includes these proteins:
- the LOC125031687 gene encoding ankyrin repeat domain-containing protein 17-like isoform X2 has translation MQNVVQGPAGESEKERVKAEGAKSSGSSATPEKCQTYADLQDKFFTVSGESESEEGDESEVEPFPLGEGEGEEEEVGGTAGSVRNKFLLSAAAHATAATPDLGTASPHHHTQTHFDPDTHSRLVALLEAADPEVLRRLTSSVSCALDEAAAALTRMRSETVGGAAAAAAAAAAAAAAAATVGGSSSSSSSSSSSSSSSSSTPGDGQRTLVEACTDGDVPTVRRLLDEGRSVHETTEEGESLLSLACSAGYYELAQVLLAMRANVEDRGIKGDCTPLMEGASAGHVEIVKLLIAHNADVNAQSSSGNTPLMYACAGGHTDVVKVLLQHGANVEDHNENGHTPLMEAASAGHVEVAKILLEQGAGINTHSNEFKESALTLACYKGHLEMVKFLLDAGADQEHKTDEMHTALMEASMDGHVEVARLLLDSGAQVNMPADSFESPLTLAACGGHTDLALLLLERGANIEEVNDEGYTPLMEAAREGHEEMVTLLLAHGADINAQTEETQETALTLACCGGFRDVADLLIKAGADLELGASTPLMEAAQEGHRELVEYLIDAGANVNAQTSTGDTALTYACENGHTDVADLLLQAGANLEHESEGGRTPLMKACRAGHLCTVQFLIVKGGDVNKTTTNNDHTPLSLACAGGHVPVVELLLVHGADPHHKLKDNSTMLMEASRGGHTKVVQLLIDFPSSISHLLPVVTPPHPNVTGASAGGTGELAAGALLEGESHHLSVGLMVPGGDTQAPLVIAANQPVFNELDRLGEGGLATSSAPAPSSQVSSAAKASRSKTTRKPAATSLLPTTMTPGLAPPSGAVTSDKSSTPTEGGTTAKNSSSSNVNNSDYVLLTPASPTSPPPGNQEEAIAKLRPSDRLDQYVNSIVTKAEQPHQNREEQILQKQQILEELQRVERELQGKVIPYSGSYDPSRSSSSTGTSTCNSSSVIGTVCSNGTSITTLTSSSTNNISTSAISTGNTSLAAPLVYPPASLHTHVPIATHTVETQTGFLPGTGWAGLPPGVVMGELPPVVSLYSGGATSAAQLPISLPAEAAQVPSSIFPGGTCAQETAGYPASSAYHTPASPPSLSTHSVSSSGPATGNVPVSERPKMIPSKKADKKKLQLQQQKHQQASQQQQHSQQQMIAQRNQAVQQLQLQQVQLNHGVDSAYSCPGSGLSTQSLLVPGGTMTSLPPPPPPGVLHPSNGAKQCLPPPPPPLPPPMLVEPSHDQGCQNKNKVESTQTRGKKDKKRSVPSECDCPGVLSNEELASSGAGLGKSENDCTGRDASSGAEVVPLTPLGTPLHLSTGLGPAPGTGLQFVPSTLVSSPHLQFAPFQVGTGSVPLQYNHLSTLGVGQAVGNQPVTSQTAAAVAAQQLQVIGPSGVSTSSSSITNTSGGPAGAAVPHSSKSQVKKILLHSPQLGVPAGDSGGQQRGPPLGPLLHGSPTTLPVGQQVAQPPSVSQPSTKKSKKQVRVTGSKQEREGHFNLPDASSTVSSQDAAAHHQPVTAGIPLDPGAQGVVYANTHTMAHFPATMAPPSGTLPLSSGTVNSFGQGLHPNESGLMVATPAAPAKILNDQLSEMITAPSPQVGGGQLGVGGVPVSVGVPYMSGDGSVPYTGPTGIGPGGVCHYPPHLVDVDIETDSNHDTALTLACAGGHEELVQLLLNRGANIEHRDKKGFTPLILAATAGHAKVVETLLNAGAHIEAQSERTKDTPLSLACSGGRYEVVEILLQRGANKEHRNVSDYTPLSLAASGGFVNIIKLLLDNGAEINSRTGSKLGISPLMLAAMNGHATAVKLLLDMGSDINAQIETNRNTALTLACFQGRHEVVSLLLDRKANVEHRAKTGLTPLMEAASGGYVEVGRVLLEKGADVNAPPVPSSKDTALTIAADKGHYKFVELLIQRGAQVEVKNKKGNSPLWLAANGGHLEVVQLLNSATADIESEDNRKVSCLMAAFKRGHYKVVKYMVRNVTQFPSDLELQRYIATIADKELMTKCTNCMEVIRAAKEKQALEANKNASILLEELEKERNKEESKKAAASRRRLKKKAKKYERRVEKRRSDFPKGSDSGDNYDGEDENENVINEDQEIKQQQTKKEKNETNNLQRVEQVVPEEKDGDSGIDSNSQTSATSETKVTEDKEKTGKKSKKKKKENKEISNTHQKQNSTSPPVPVTETVEVKKTSLTSTSAGSTTLQQLQQQQQQHSSASSINTSKSKKKKEEENKANETMNELDIFHLESLKLVNNKKVTHDSSRVNALDTFGEVDHYVTPIPGLVGSSSTTLSAPSLSPNTKTAPGLGTSPKKGNRREDGWKEVSRKAKKVSVPNSAISRVIGRGGCNINTIREVSGAHIEVEKQGKSQGDRMISIKGSTEATRQAQNLISALVKDPDKDLSELLPKSVAKVAPKPSKNSAESAVSQAPSSKALRPASTIGISMATVTSSTTSVTVAKCGATTTTAWSSAVTSPKRTPAQVRPVSTIGPINCAVPKSPAVRQLFPGEKKSVPTTSANKVPNTNNSAIVAMASDVTQMFATKLADAKGSGKSATPPLVGSPNPSQAHQGLANNATNASEGIVSEEKGLPETNNNGMVGQQYSIFNNRLSQVTHEAMWGAKEKQVNFASVAASGLPNGNKHQNQLNQQHLSNGPVSSYLDQIEQPPVVDASRAPGYRGTTSTITASSHSHVTAVASGSPPGSIPVPMPLSGSHQPLTTSMARSAPGTPVASPSMRPIAPPATRQTSTPPPIPRSSLDMGGTGSFSILAGPSRTPPPMLSSMVRIPSMPSASLGPGAPLSNRGHLSHSGMNMMQQGYSGASMASLAPGGPVSSIPRGPVPPPDHSDLVNLAPGQPYRKPPPPLEIIGPFHQQKVQQQFSSLAQLTGMMNGPRFTTPQTNTHPVFTNNILAPISAAPQIQSNLNPNAPDFTSRSGTFVPPTFPPRTQLAAFQNGAPTVTPSIGSGFSAMNQFPGGLDANLSLSGGFGEVISGLLPRNPPPIAPIPTTMAANNTYRNSGASQDSSPPLNSPHSSNPASPTQSAAAATTGGIAQQPEERPSKLQPIGTERAQRAQKRSEHGGVVGGVSGGFGVVGSDMWPMHLPEMLAPPPLEHNLPANPYYGDLDMAQYGHGHGHGQLWNWGDMNQQM, from the exons GTGGAGCCATTCCCcttgggtgagggggagggggaggaggaggaggtgggcggaACCGCTGGGAGCGTTCGCAACAAGTTCCTGTTGTCGGCCGCTGCCCACGCCACGGCCGCCACTCCGGACCTTGGCACTGcctcaccacaccaccacactcaGACGCACTTTGATCCCGATACTCATTCAAGGCTTGTGGCACTCTTAGAAGCTGCAG ACCCGGAAGTGTTGCGTCGACTTACCTCCAGTGTGTCTTGTGCCCTGGACGAAGCTGCAGCTGCTTTAACGCGCATGCGCTCAGAGACGGttggaggagcagcagcagcggcggcggcggcagcggcagcAGCGGCGGCAGCTGCCACAGTGGGAgggagtagcagtagcagtagcagcagcagtagcagcagtagtagcagtagcagcaccCCAGGGGACGGACAACGAACCTTGGTGGAGGCTTGCACAGACGGGGACGTGCCCACTGTGCGAAGGCTGCTAGACGAAGGCCGGTCTGTCCACGAGACTACTGAAGAAGGAGAGAGCTTGCTGTCTCTTGCCTGCTCTGCTGGTTACTACGAATTAGCTCAA GTACTCCTTGCCATGCGTGCCAACGTAGAAGACAGAGGCATCAAAGGGGACTGCACACCTCTGATGGAAGGGGCTTCTGCAGGTCATGTAGAAATAGTCAAGTTATTAATTGCACATAATGCGGATGTTAATGCCCAGTCCTCCTCAGGCAACACTCCCCTTATGTATGCCTGTGCGGGTGGACATACTGACGTAGTCAAG GTCCTCCTCCAGCATGGTGCCAATGTTGAGGACCATAATGAGAATGGCCACACTCCTTTGATGGAGGCGGCATCAGCTGGCCATGTGGAGGTTGCCAAG atCTTACTGGAGCAAGGTGCAGGAATCAACACCCACAGTAATGAGTTTAAGGAATCAGCGTTGACATTGGCGTGTTATAAAGGACACTTAGAAATGGTTAAATTCCTTCTGGATGCTGGAGCAGACCAAGAACACAAGACGGATGAGATGCACACGGCATTGATGGAGGCCAGTATGGATGGCCACGTGGAGGTGGCACGTCTCCTGCTCGATTCTGGTGCACAG GTGAACATGCCTGCGGACAGTTTCGAGTCCCCCCTGACCCTGGCTGCATGTGGTGGCCACACTGACCTAGCGTTGCTGCTCCTTGAACGTGGAGCCAACATTGAGGAAGTTAATGATGAGGGATACACCCCTCTCATGGAAGCTGCCAGGGAAGGTCATGAAGAAATGGTCACACTTCTCCTTGCTCATG GGGCAGACATCAATGCACAGACGGAAGAAACGCAGGAAACCGCATTGACGCTGGCTTGCTGTGGTGGATTCCGAGATGTGGCTGACCTCCTAATCAAGGCCGGAGCTGACCTTGAGCTGGGAGCGTCTACACCGCTGATGGAGGCTGCACAGGAAGGACATAGAGAACTGGTTGA ATACCTTATTGATGCTGGTGCAAATGTCAATGCTCAGACCTCAACAGGGGACACTGCATTGACCTATGCTTGTGAGAATGGTCACACTGATGTTGCTGACCTACTATTGCAAGCTGGGGCCAACCTG GAGCACGAGAGTGAAGGTGGCCGTACGCCTCTGATGAAAGCATGCAGAGCGGGCCACCTGTGCACGGTTCAGTTCCTCATCGTGAAGGGTGGAGACGTTAACAAGACCACCACCAACAATGACCACACGCCACTTTCCCTTGCTTGTGCAGGTGGTCATGTCCCGGTGGTCGAGTTGTTGCTGGTCCATGGGGCCGACCCTCACCACAAGCTCAAG GATAATTCTACCATGCTCATGGAGGCAAGCCGAGGGGGCCACACTAAGGTGGTACAGTTGCTCATAGATTTTCCTAGTTCCATCTCGCACCTCCTTCCCGTGGTTACCCCGCCGCACCCTAATGTGACGGGGGCAAGTGCGGGTGGTACGGGGGAGCTGGCAGCAGGAGCGCTACTAGAGGGCGAGTCACACCACCTCTCTGTCGGGCTGATGGTGCCGGGTGGAGACACTCAGGCGCCCCTCGTTATCGCTGCTAATCAACCTGTGTTTAATGAACTTG ATCGGCTTGGCGAGGGAGGCTTGGCGACCAGCTCTGCCCCAGCACCCAGCAGCCAGGTGTCCTCTGCAGCCAAGGCCAGCCGTAGCAAGACCACCCGCAAGCCTGCCGCCACTTCCTTGTTACCCACCACCATGACCCCAGGTCTTGCACCGCCTAGTGGTGCGGTCACCAGTGACAAGAGCAGCACTCCCACGGAGGGAGGAACGACG GCAAAGAATTCATCTAGCAGTAATGTAAACAACAGTGATTATGTCCTGCTAACCCCAGCCTCTCCAACTTCTCCACCACCTGGTAACCAAGAGGAGGCCATTGCCAAGTTACGGCCAAGTGATCGACTAGACCAGTATGTAAACAGCATTGTTACGAAGGCTGAACAGCCTCACCAAAATAGAGAAGAACAGATTCTACAAAAGCAACAAATTCTGGAAGAGCTgcaaagggtagagagagaactCCAGGGCAAGGTGATCCCCTACAGTGGCAGCTATGACCCCTCCCGGAGCAGCAGCAGCACGGGGACCAGCACATGCAACAGCAGTTCTGTCATTGGCACTGTCTGTAGCAATGGAACATCCATCACAACCCTTACAAGCAGCAGCACCAATAATATCAGCACTAGTGCCATCAGCACTGGAAACACTTCATTGGCGGCACCTCTTGTCTACCCTCCGGCATCCCTTCACACCCACGTACCCATTGCTACTCATACTGTAGAAACTCAAACTGGTTTTCTTCCTGGCACAGGATGGGCAGGCTTACCTCCTGGTGTTGTCATGGGAGAATTACCTCCTGTTGTATCCCTTTATAGTGGCGGGGCAACCTCTGCTGCACagttacctatctctctcccagCAGAGGCAGCGCAAGTACCTTCATCAATATTCCCCGGGGGAACTTGTGCTCAGGAGACTGCAGGATATCCTGCTTCCTCTGCTTACCACACACCGGCCTCGCCCCCATCCTTGTCTACCCACAGTGTTTCCTCCTCTGGACCAGCAACTGGAAATGTCCCTGTATCAGAAAGACCTAAAATGATACCATCAAAGAAAGCAGACAAGAAGAAGCTGCAATTACAACAGCAGAAACATCAGCAAGCTTCCCAACAACAGCAGCATTCTCAGCAGCAGATGATTGCCCAGCGCAATCAGGCTGTCCAGCAATTACAGCTCCAACAGGTGCAGCTAAACCATGGGGTTGATAGTGCATACAGTTGTCCAGGTAGTGGATTAAGTACCCAATCATTGCTTGTTCCAGGTGGCACAAtgacctctctacctcctcctcctcctccaggtgtaCTACACCCTTCAAATGGAGCTAAACAAtgccttccaccaccacctcctcccctccctcctccaatgcTTGTTGAGCCTTCGCATGATCAAGGCTGTCAGAATAAGAACAAGGTGGAGAGTACGCAGACAAGAggcaaaaaagacaagaaaaggagtGTTCCTTCTGAATGTGACTGCCCAGGGGTGTTATCCAATGAAGAGTTGGCCAGCAGTGGTGCTGGACTGGGGAAGTCAGAGAATGATTGTACTGGGCGTGATGCCAGTAGTGGAGCAGAAGTTGTACCTCTGACTCCTTTGGGCACACCACTGCACCTGTCAACGGGATTGGGGCCGGCACCGGGCACAGGACTGCAGTTTGTTCCATCTACTCTTGTATCCTCTCCTCACTTGCAGTTTGCACCTTTCCAAGTAGGCACAGGCTCTGTGCCTTTGCAGTATAACCACTTGTCTACCCTGGGGGTGGGGCAGGCAGTGGGAAATCAACCAGTCACCAGCCAGACTGCGGCAGCAGTGGCTGCACAGCAGTTGCAAGTAATAGGTCCCTCGGGAGTTTCAaccagcagcagtagtattactaACACTAGTGGCGGACCTGCAGGGGCAGCAGTTCCTCATTCAAGCAAATCCCAGGTAAAGAAAATCTTGTTACATTCACCACAATTGGGAGTGCCTGCAGGAGATTCCGGAGGTCAGCAGCGGGGGCCACCTCTGGGACCTCTCCTACATGGCAGTCCCACAACACTACCTGTAGGGCAACAGGTTGCGCAGCCTCCTTCAGTCAGTCAACCTTCCACCAAGAAGAGCAAGAAACAAGTTCGAGTAACTGGGAGCAAGCAAGAGCGTGAAGGCCATTTCAACCTTCCTGATGCCAGCAGCACAGTCTCCTCCCAGGATGCTGCCGCGCACCACCAGCCAGTCACTGCGGGCATACCTCTGGACCCAGGAGCACAGGGTGTGGTGtatgccaacacacacaccatgGCGCACTTTCCAGCGACTATGGCACCTCCCTCTGGGACTCTGCCACTCTCCAGTGGGACTGTTAATAGCTTTGGCCAGGGGCTACACCCCAATGAGTCAGGTCTGATGGTGGCCACACCAGCTGCGCCTGCCAAGATACTCAATGACCAGTTGTCAGAGATGATTACTGCACCTTCCCCTCAG GTTGGTGGTGGTCAGCTGGGTGTAGGAGGAGTGCCTGTATCGGTGGGAGTTCCGTACATGAGTGGTGATGGCAGTGTGCCATACACCGGCCCGACAGGCATTGGTCCAGGTGGGGTCTGTCATTATCCACCTCACCTGGTAGATGTGGACATTGAGACGGATTCCAATCATGATACAGCACTTACCCTGGCTTGTGCAGGAGGACATGAGGAGCTTGTACAGCTTCTCCTGAACCGCGGAGCAAATATTG AGCACAGAGATAAGAAGGGCTTTACGCCACTTATCCTAGCAGCTACTGCAGGCCATGCAAAGGTAGTAGAGACCTTATTGAATGCTGGTGCTCACATAGAAGCACAGTCGGAGCGCACCAAGGACACCCCTCTCTCCTTGGCTTGTTCTGGAGGCAGATATGAAGTTGTAGAAATCCTTTTACAGCGAGGTGCTAATAAGGAGCATCGAAATGTATCGGACTAtacacctctctccctcgctgcGTCTGGTGGCTTTGTCAACATCATCAAGCTTTTGCTGGACAATGGTGCAGAAATCAACTCTCGCACAGGATCAAAGCTCGGCATCTCTCCTCTCATGCTTGCTGCCATGAATGGCCATGCAACTGCGGTGAAGCTTTTGCTAGACATGGGCTCGGATATCAATGCTCAAATTGAGACCAACCGCAACACTGCATTGACACTGGCATGCTTCCAGGGAAGGCATGAAGTTGTCTCCCTCCTCTTAGATCGCAAGGCTAATGTTGAACACCGtgccaag ACTGGACTTACACCTCTAATGGAGGCTGCAAGTGGTGGCTATGTTGAAGTGGGTAGAGTCCTCCTGGAGAAAGGTGCCGACGTCAACGCCCCACCAGTTCCATCCTCAAAAGACACAGCGCTTACCATTGCAGCGGATAAGGGCCATTATAAATTCGTGGAGCTTCTTATCCAAAG AGGTGCTCAAGTGGAAGTCAAGAACAAAAAGGGCAACTCTCCCCTGTGGCTAGCGGCCAACGGGGGACACTTGGAAGTGGTTCAGTTGCTAAATAGCGCCACGGCTGACATTGAGTCTGAAGACAACAGGAAGGTCTCCTGCCTTATGGCTGCATTTAAGAGAGGGCATTACAAGGTTGTCAAGTACATGGTACGAAATGTGACCCAGTTTCCCTCTGACCTGGAGTTGCAGCGGTACATTGCCACCATAGCAGACAAAGAGCTGATGACCAAGTGTACCAATTGCATGGAGGTGATTCGTGCAGCCAAAGAAAAGCAAGCTTTAGAGGCTAACAAGAATGCCTCCATCTTACTGGAGGaattagaaaaggaaaggaacaaagaagAATCCAAGAAGGCCGCGGCTAGTCGAAGGCGGCTCAAGAAAAAGGCCAAGAAGTACGAGAGAAGGGTCGAGAAACGTCGCTCGGACTTCCCAAAAGGCAGCGACAGCGGAGACAATTACGACGGCGAGGACGAGAATGAAAATGTTATCAATGAGGACCAGGAGATCAAACAGCagcagacgaagaaggagaaaaacgagACCAACAACCTGCAGAGAGTAGAGCAAGTTGTGCCGGAGGAGAAGGACGGCGACAGTGGCATTGACTCGAACAGCCAAACCAGTGCAACCTCAGAGACCAAAGTCacagaggataaggagaagactggaaagaagagcaagaagaaaaagaaggagaacaaggaaatcTCCAACACACACCAAAAGCAGAATTCGACCTCCCCTCCAGTCCCAGTCACTGAAACCGTGGAAGTGAAGAAAACCTCCTTGACTAGTACCAGTGCTGGGTCTACAACCTTGCAGCAgttgcaacagcagcagcagcagcattctaGTGCCTCATCCATCAACACAtcaaagagcaagaagaagaaggaagaggaaaataaagccaATGAGACTATGAATGAGCTCGACATCTTCCACTTGGAGAGCCTCAAACTTGTGAACAACAAGAAGGTGACCCACGACTCATCCCGCGTAAATGCCTTAGACACGTTTGGAGAGGTGGACCACTATGTTACGCCCATCCCAGGGCTGGTGGGGAGCTCGTCAACCACACTCAGTGCACCCTCCCTCAGTCCCAATACCAAGACTGCTCCTGGGCTTGGAACTAGCCCCAAGAAGGGCAACAGAAGAGAGGATGGCTGGAAGGAAGTGAGCCGAAAGGCCAAGAAAGTGTCTGTCCCCAATAGCGCCATCAGTCGAGTCATAGGCCGAGGAGGATGCAATATTAACACCATCCGTGAAGTGTCAGGAGCTCACATTGAGGTTGAAAAGCAGGGCAAGAGCCAGGGAGACAGAATGATCAGCATCAAGGGCTCAACGGAAGCCACACGCCAAGCACAGAACCTCATTTCTGCCTTGGTCAAGGATCCTGATAAGGATCTCTCAGAATTGTTGCCAAAATCTGTTGCCAAGGTTGCTCCCAAACCCTCCAAGAATAGTGCTGAGTCTGCAGTATCCCAGGCTCCCAGTAGCAAAGCTCTGAGACCTGCTAGTACTATTGGAATTAGCATGGCTACAGTCACCTCTTCTACTACTAGCGTCACAGTAGCAAAGTGTGGAGCCACCACAACCACAGCCTGGTCAAGTGCCGTCACATCCCCGAAAAGAACTCCAGCACAGGTGAGACCTGTGTCCACCATTGGGCCAATCAACTGTGCAGTCCCCAAGAGTCCTGCTGTTCGGCAGTTGTTCCCAGGTGAAAAGAAATCAGTGCCTACCACTAGTGCTAATAAAGTCCCCAATACCAACAACTCTGCAATTGTAGCAATGGCTTCAGATGTCACCCAGATGTTTGCCACCAAGTTAGCTGATGCCAAAGGCTCAGGAAAGAGTGCCACACCACCGCTTGTAGGGTCTCCCAACCCCTCACAAGCGCATCAGGGATTAGCTAATAATGCCACCAACGCCTCAGAAGGTATTGTGTCCGAGGAGAAGGGTCTGCCAGaaactaacaataatggtatgGTAGGACAGCAATATTCCATCTTTAATAATCGCCTTAGCCAAGTAACACATGAGGCTATGTGGGGTGCCAAGGAGAAGCAAGTGAACTTCGCTTCCGTTGCTGCGTCCGGCCTCCCGAACGGGAACAAGCATCAGAACCAGCTGAACCAGCAGCATCTGAGCAATGGGCCAGTGAGCAGCTACTTGGATCAGATTGAGCAGCCTCCGGTAGTGGATGCCAGCCGTGCTCCCGGGTACCGAGGGACAACCTCCACTATCACAGCCAGTAGCCACAGCCACGTGACGGCTGTGGCTAGCGGCAGCCCGCCAGGAAGCATCCCCGTGCCCATGCCTTTGTCTGGATCTCACCAGCCGCTCACCACAAGTATGGCTCGCAGCGCCCCAGGGACACCTGTGGCCTCCCCGTCCATGAGGCCTATTGCACCCCCTGCCACACGTCAGACCTCCacaccaccccccatcccccgctcCTCACTGGACATGGGGGGGACTGGCTCCTTCAGCATCTTGGCCGGCCCATCGCGCACGCCCCCACCCATGTTGTCATCGATGGTGCGGATTCCATCAATGCCGTCTGCATCCCTTGGACCTGGTGCTCCGCTCTCCAACCGCGGCCACCTGTCACACTCAGGGATGAATATGATGCAGCAAGGTTACTCTGGTGCTTCAATGGCTAGCCTGGCACCTGGCGGCCCTGTATCCTCCATCCCCCGTGGCCCTGTGCCGCCTCCCGACCACAGCGATTTAGTTAATTTGGCCCCAGGGCAGCCTTATCGCAAGCCACCACCCCCTCTCGAGATCATTGGCCCCTTCCACCAGCAGAAGGTGCAACAGCAGTTTTCATCTTTGGCTCAACTGACAGGCATGATGAATGGGCCAAGGTTCACCACACCCCAGACCAACACCCACCCTGTCTTCACCAACAACATCCTGGCACCCATCTCTGCTGCCCCCCAGATACAGAGCAACCTCAACCCCAATGCGCCGGACTTCACTAGCAGATCAGGAACATTTGtgcctcccactttccctccccgcaCCCAGTTAGCTGCCTTCCAGAACGGGGCTCCGACTGTCACGCCTTCCATCGGCTCCGGCTTCAGCGCCATGAATCAGTTTCCGGGAGGGCTGGACGCGAACCTCTCCCTCTCGGGCGGCTTCGGCGAGGTGATCAGTGGGCTCCTGCCCCGCAACCCGCCACCCATTGCTCCCATACCAACCACCATGGCAGCTAACAACACGTACAGAAACAGCGGCGCCTCGCAGGACAGCTCCCCGCCACTCAACTCGCCCCATTCCTCCAACCCTGCCTCGCCCACCCAGAGCGCAGCAGCGGCGACCACTGGAGGGATTGCTCAGCAGCCGGAGGAGCGCCCGTCAAAGTTGCAACCCATTGGCACCGAGCGCGCCCAGCGAGCCCAGAAGAGGTCTGAGCACGGCGGGGTGGTCGGGGGAGTGAGCGGAGGATTCGGGGTCGTGGGCTCGGACATGTGGCCCATGCACTTGCCTGAAATGCTGGCTCCGCCGCCCCTGGAACATAATCTACCGGCCAACCCCTACTACGGCGATTTGGATATGGCACAGTACGGACATGGACACGGGCATGGTCAG CTGTGGAATTGGGGAGACATGAACCAACAGATGTAA